A single genomic interval of Chitinophaga sp. 180180018-3 harbors:
- a CDS encoding acetyl-CoA C-acyltransferase has protein sequence MKEVFIAATARTPIGSLNGALSGVPATRLGSIVIKAALERAGVAASEVNEVYMGNVLSANLGQAPANQASLGAGIPNTVPCTTVNKVCASGMKAIMLGAQSIMLGDNDLVVAGGMESMSGAPYYLDKARSGYKLGHGNILDGIIRDGLWDPYHDYHMGNAGELCAKEYKITREDQDAFAIESYKRAAAAWEKGHYKAEVVPVEIPGKQVVTVAEDEDYKKVIFDKVPTLKPTFQKDGTITAANASNINDGAAAVVLVSGEKLKALGLKPLARIISFADASQAPEWFTTTPVKAVNKALAKAGLKISDMDFVEVNEAFSCVPIANAKDLGLSLDKVNIWGGAVAIGHPIGCSGARIVITLNSILHDQQARYGVAAICNGGGGASAMIIERM, from the coding sequence ATGAAAGAAGTATTTATAGCAGCAACGGCACGTACCCCCATAGGTTCGCTCAATGGTGCATTGTCAGGCGTTCCGGCTACCCGGCTTGGTTCCATCGTTATAAAAGCAGCGCTCGAAAGAGCTGGTGTGGCTGCATCCGAAGTGAATGAAGTATATATGGGCAATGTGCTCAGTGCCAACCTCGGCCAGGCGCCCGCTAACCAGGCCAGTCTTGGCGCCGGTATCCCCAACACCGTGCCCTGTACTACCGTTAACAAGGTATGTGCTTCCGGCATGAAAGCCATTATGCTGGGCGCTCAGAGTATTATGCTGGGTGATAACGACCTGGTGGTGGCCGGCGGCATGGAAAGCATGAGCGGTGCTCCTTACTACCTCGATAAAGCCCGTTCCGGCTACAAACTGGGGCATGGCAATATATTGGATGGCATCATCCGCGATGGCCTTTGGGATCCTTATCACGATTATCACATGGGCAATGCCGGAGAGCTTTGCGCCAAAGAATATAAGATTACCCGGGAAGACCAGGACGCATTCGCTATAGAAAGCTACAAGCGTGCCGCAGCTGCCTGGGAAAAAGGACATTATAAAGCGGAAGTAGTGCCCGTGGAAATACCCGGCAAACAGGTGGTAACGGTTGCTGAAGATGAAGACTACAAAAAAGTCATCTTCGACAAGGTACCAACGCTGAAGCCTACTTTCCAGAAAGATGGTACCATCACCGCTGCCAACGCCTCCAACATCAACGATGGTGCTGCAGCGGTAGTACTGGTAAGCGGCGAAAAACTGAAGGCGCTGGGACTGAAGCCCCTGGCCCGTATTATCAGCTTCGCCGATGCTTCACAGGCGCCGGAATGGTTCACCACCACCCCCGTGAAAGCCGTGAATAAAGCCCTGGCAAAGGCCGGCCTGAAGATCAGTGATATGGATTTTGTAGAAGTCAACGAAGCATTTTCCTGCGTACCTATCGCCAATGCAAAAGACCTGGGCTTATCGCTCGACAAAGTGAACATCTGGGGCGGAGCAGTGGCCATCGGACATCCGATTGGCTGTAGCGGCGCCCGCATTGTCATTACCCTCAATTCCATTCTGCACGACCAGCAGGCCCGCTACGGTGTAGCTGCGATCTGTAACGGTGGAGGCGGAGCGAGTGCTATGATCATAGAAAGAATGTAG
- a CDS encoding pyruvate dehydrogenase complex E1 component subunit beta, protein MRQIAFRQALREALQEEMRRDERVFLMGEEVAEYNGAYKVSQGMLDEFGPKRVIDTPIAELGFAAIGVGAAQNGLRPVVEFMTWNFAVLALDQILNTASKMLAMSGGQVGCPIVFRGPNGSAGQLGAQHSTAFESYYANIPGLKVVSVSNPYDAKGLLKAAIRDEDPVVFMESEVMYGDMGEVPEEEYIIPIGKADIKRAGKDVTIVSFNKMMKVALGAAEELAKEGIEAEVIDLRTIRPLDWFTILESVKKTNRLVIVEEQWPFSSISSEISYRIQKEGFDYLDAPIRRITAVDAPMHYAPNLVKLYLPDIERTVKLVKEVMYMKK, encoded by the coding sequence ATGCGTCAGATAGCTTTCAGACAAGCCTTAAGAGAAGCCCTGCAGGAGGAAATGCGCCGTGATGAACGGGTATTCCTTATGGGGGAGGAAGTAGCCGAATACAATGGTGCTTATAAAGTGAGCCAGGGAATGCTGGATGAATTTGGTCCTAAGCGCGTAATTGATACGCCGATCGCTGAACTTGGATTTGCTGCCATTGGAGTAGGTGCTGCACAGAACGGCCTGCGTCCGGTGGTTGAATTTATGACCTGGAACTTTGCTGTACTGGCACTGGACCAGATCCTTAACACTGCCTCCAAAATGCTGGCAATGAGTGGTGGCCAGGTGGGTTGCCCGATCGTTTTCCGCGGTCCTAACGGTTCTGCCGGTCAGCTGGGAGCTCAGCACTCTACTGCTTTCGAGAGCTACTATGCCAATATCCCCGGTCTGAAAGTAGTATCCGTATCCAATCCATACGATGCAAAAGGTCTGCTCAAAGCGGCTATCCGCGATGAAGATCCGGTTGTTTTCATGGAAAGCGAAGTGATGTATGGCGATATGGGTGAAGTTCCTGAAGAAGAATATATCATCCCTATCGGTAAAGCAGATATCAAACGCGCCGGTAAGGATGTAACCATCGTATCATTCAACAAAATGATGAAGGTGGCCCTGGGTGCTGCTGAAGAACTGGCAAAAGAAGGTATCGAAGCCGAAGTGATCGACCTCCGTACCATCCGCCCGCTGGATTGGTTCACCATCCTGGAATCTGTGAAGAAAACCAATCGCCTGGTGATCGTGGAAGAACAATGGCCTTTCTCCAGCATTTCTTCCGAAATCTCCTACCGTATTCAGAAAGAAGGTTTCGACTACCTGGATGCACCTATCCGCCGTATTACAGCCGTAGACGCGCCTATGCACTACGCGCCTAACCTGGTAAAACTGTACCT